The sequence CGCTAATTTCTTTGCAAGCACATACTTTTTATGAAGGAAAATATCCGCTAGTATCTGCCTTATCCCGTCCCCTCATTTCAAAAAAATTAGTAGAGGTCGCACATAAAGTTGGCGCAACAACCATTGCCCATGGATGTACTGGTAAAGGAAATGACCAAGTCCGTTTTGAAGTGGCGATTGCTGCTCTTGCTCCCGAACTAAAAGTTATTGCGCCAGTCCGCGAATGGAAATGGTCACGTGAAGAAGAAATTAACTATGCCAAAGAAAAAAACATTCCAGTACCGATTGATTTAGATAATCCTTATTCAATTGATCAAAATCTTTGGGGACGCGCCAATGAATGTGGTATTCTCGAAAATCCTTGGGCAACTCCTCCAGAAGGTGCCTACGACTTAACGGTGAGCCTAGAGGAAGCGCCTGAGAAAGCGGATATTATTGAGATTACCTTTGAGCAAGGTGTTCCAACCGCAATTGATGGGGAAAATATGGCTCTTGCTACCCTAATTTTACATTTAAACAAATTAGCTGGAAAACATGGGATTGGGAGAATCGACCACGTTGAAAATCGTCTAGTTGGCATCAAGTCACGTGAAGTATACGAATGCCCCGCTGCCATTACGTTGCTAACCGCTCATAAGGAGTTAGAGGATTTGACCTTTGTTCGTGAGTTAGCACATTTTAAACCAATGATTGAA is a genomic window of Vagococcus entomophilus containing:
- a CDS encoding argininosuccinate synthase yields the protein MEKEKVVLAYSGGLDTSVAIQWLKESGYEVIACCLDVGEGKNLEFVKEKALQVGATESYTIDAKEEFAQDFALISLQAHTFYEGKYPLVSALSRPLISKKLVEVAHKVGATTIAHGCTGKGNDQVRFEVAIAALAPELKVIAPVREWKWSREEEINYAKEKNIPVPIDLDNPYSIDQNLWGRANECGILENPWATPPEGAYDLTVSLEEAPEKADIIEITFEQGVPTAIDGENMALATLILHLNKLAGKHGIGRIDHVENRLVGIKSREVYECPAAITLLTAHKELEDLTFVRELAHFKPMIEHQLSQVIYDGLWFNPLTDALIAFLKSTQQYVNGVVRVKLFKGHAIVEGRKSDNSLYNENLATYTSADTFDQDAAIGFIKLWGLPTKVHSEVQANLKK